The following is a genomic window from Micrococcus cohnii.
GCGAGCTCGAGGGCGCGCTGATCCGTGTGACGGCGTTCGCCTCGCTGAACCGTCAGGACGTGGACATGCAGCTGGCCGAGCACGTGCTCAAGGACCTGATCACCGACGACGACGTCCACGAGATCACCCCGGAGCTGATCCTGCACGCCACGGCCGAGTACTTCAGCCTCACGATGGAGGAGCTGACCAGCAAGTCCCGTACGCGCACGCTCGTGACGGCCCGGCAGATCGCGATGTACCTGCTGCGCGAGCTGACGGAAATGTCGCTGCCGAAGATCGGCCAGGAGCTGGGCGGACGCGACCACACCACCGTCATCCACGCCGACCGCAAGATCCGCGAGCTCATGGCCGAGCGGCGCACGATCTTCAACCAGGTCACCGAGCTGACCAACGAGATCAAGCGCAAGCAGCGCGGCGGCTGAGCCGGGTCCGGGGACACGCCTGCGTCGGTGTCCTCGGACACGTCGCGCCAGTCCCCGCCCTCCCCGTTGCTTGAACTTGTCATTCAAGGTTCGTCCACATTGTCCACTTCTGTGGAGAACCCTGTGGAGAACAGGCCTGTCTGTGGAGAACTCTGCCCCTGTGGATGTCCGGCATGGCGCGGTTCAGCACGCGATGCACCGGGTGGGGACCGAGTCGTCCACCGGGGTGGGGAATGACATCGCTGTCATTCGTCCTTCCACATGGACCCACAGCAATCCACAAGGCTCCGGCGCCAGAATCCGCATGATCCTGCGGATCTCAAAATCTCTGTGGACAACAATGTGGACACGGCGGGGACGAATGACATCTTTCTCTGGACGAGGCCGCGGCTAGCTGTGCATCGTGCGAATCACCCTCGCGGCGTTCATCCACCGGATCTCCACACCCGAAACGGGCGCCGAGCACAGGCCAACCCACAGCCAGATCGGCGTCAGAACACGGAAAATCAGGGATCTCCACAGAATCCACACGTGCTATTACCCCTTCCACCCCCTTTTTCATCCCTCCGCAAAGCAACATCGAGGCACACCGACCGAGCCGGCCCGACGACGCGATCGACGCCAGGCTCAGACGCCCGGTGGACGACCTGACACGACAGCCCGGATCCGCTTATGCTGGCTCCGCGTCACGTCCGTCACCCACCCCCGCGGTGTGCGGCGGACGCACCCAAGACGTCCCCGGTCCCGAGCCGGGCTGAGACATCGGCCAGGCCAGAGAGGCAGTGCAGAGCTCGTGAAGTTCACCGTCGAACGCGACATCCTCACCGAGGCCGTCTCCTGGACAGCTCGCTCCCTCTCGCCTCGTCCTCCGGTGCCCGTGCTCTCGGGTCTGCTCATCACAGCGGAGGCCGGCACCGTCTCCATCGCGAGCTTCGACTACGAGACCTCGGCCCGGCTGGACATCGAGGCCGATGTCGAGACCGAAGGCCAGGTCCTGGTCTCGGGCCGTCTGCTCAACGACATCGTCCGATCACTGCCCGCCTCAGCGGTCACCTTTGAGCTCGACGGCGGCAAGGTCATCGTCACCTGCCGCTCCGCGCGCTTCTCCCTGGCCACCATGCCCGTCGGCGACTACCCGGCACTGCCCGAGCTGCCCGAATCCGCCGGCACCGTCGACGGTGCGGCATTCGCCCACGCCGTCGCGCAGGTGACCGTCGCCGCCTCCAAGGACGACACCCTGCCGATCCTCACCGGCGTGAAGGTCGAGATCGAGGGCGACACGATGACCTTCCTCGCCACCGACCGGTACCGCCTGGCGATGAAGGAAATCACCTGGACACCCGCCGACCCCTCGGTGTCCACCTCCCTGCTGATCAAGGCGCGCACGCTCAGCGAGGTGGCCAAGTCCCTCGGCGGTGGCGGCAACCTGGAGCTGCGCTTCGCCGAGAACGCGGACCTGGTCGGCTTCTCCTCCGGCGGCCGCCGCACCACGTCCGTGCTCGTCGACGGCGAGTACCCCAAGATCCGCTCGCTGTTCCCCGAGTCCAGCCCCATCCACGCCACGGTGGACACGGCCGCCCTCGTCGAGGCCTCCCGCCGCGTCGCCCTCGTGGCCGAGCGCAACTCCTCGCTGCGCATGGTCTTCTCCGACGGCCAGGTCAGCCTCGACGCCGGCACGGGCGACGACGCCTCCGCGAACGAGGCGCTGCCCTGCACTCTCGAGGGCGAGGGCATCACCGTGGCGTTCAACCCGTCGTACCTCTCCGAGGGGCTGGCCGTCGTGGACCAGCCCCAGGTGAAGTTCTCGTTCACCACCGCCCCCAAGCCCGCCCTGCTCACGGGCGTCTCCGAGGAGTCCGGCGCCGTCTCGGACTACCGCTACCTCGTGATGCCCGTCCGGCTGACCTGACGGACGGGGCGTCAACACCGCCGTGTACCTGTCCCAGCTCAGCGTCGCGGATTTCCGCTCCTACCGATCCGCACATCTCGAGCTGCGCCCCGGAGCGACCGTCCTGGTCGGGGCCAACGGCGTGGGCAAGACGAACCTCGTCGAGGCGATCGGCTACCTGAGCACCCAGGTCTCCCATCGCGTGAGCCACGACGCCTCCCTCGTGCGCATCGGTGAGCAGCGGGCTCTCGTCGCCGGCCGCGTGCACCGCGGCTCACGATCCGTCGCGCTCGAGCTCGAGGTCGTGCCGGGACGTTCGAACCGCGTGGCCATCAACCGCGGCGCCCCTGTCCGCGCGAAGGAGGGCCTCGGGATCCTGCGCACCGTGGTGTTCGCGCCCGAGGATCTCGCCCTCGTGACTCAGGACCCCGCCGGCCGGCGCCGCTTCCTCGACCAGCTGATGGTGCAGCTGCGTCCGGCTCTCGGTGAGGCGTCCGCCGATTATGAGCGGGCCCTGCGGCAGCGCAACGCCCTGCTGAAGACCGCCCGGCAGACCCGGCGCTGGGGCGCGGAGGAGGATGCGACTCTCGCCGTCTGGGACCAGCATCTGTCGGCCGCCGGCGCACGCCTGCTCAACGGCAGGCTCCACGTGCTGCAGCTGCTCGCGCAGCCGCTGGCCCGCATGTACGAGGCCCTGACGAACGGCTCGAAGGCTGCGACCTTCACCTATGACTCGACGGTGCCGGGTGTCTCCGGCACGCACCGGGCCGTGCCGGAGGTCGCGGAACTGGCGGCCGCCATGCGTGAGGGGTTGGAACGGGTGCACGAGCAGGAACGCTCGCGCGGGCTCACCCTCGTCGGTCCCCACCGAGACGAGCTCGCCCTGTTCCTGGGCCCGGCTCCCGCCCGCGGCTACGCCTCGCACGGGGAGACGTGGTCGCTCGCGCTCGCCCTGCGCCTGGCGAGCTTCGAGGTGCTCGTGGAGGACGATCCTGACCCGGACGCCCGGCCCGTGCTGATCCTGGACGACGTCTTCGCCGAGCTCGACGCCGCCCGCAGATCTCGCCTCGCCGCGCTGGTCGGCCGGGCCGAGCAGGTGATCTTCACGGCGGCCGCGGAGAAGGACATTCCCGCCGAGCTCGGGGCCGAGCGTGTCGTGGTGCGTCAGGACGCTGAGGGCTCGTTCGTGGCCGTGGCCGAGGCGGACGCTGCTGACTCCGACGGGCGGCCGAGCGCAGCCGAGATCCGCGAGGGCGACATCCGGGCGGTGCGCGGTGACTGAGCGACGCCCGGCGGGGACGTCTCCGACGGCGCCTGAGCCGCCGGCGACGACGGGGGCGAGCCCGGAGGCGGACTCGGCTCTCACGCCGGACCTGCCGCAGATCCAGCTGCGTCGGGTCCGCGAGGCCGCTCGCGAGCGGGGTGAGGCCCCCGTCGGCAGGCTGCCGCGTTCTGCGTCGACCGCCGCACGTGCACGCACCGAACAGCGCGTCGAGCAGCTGCGCCGGCGACGGACCCCGGCTGCCGGCGCCGCCGACCGCGATCCCGCGGAGATCTCCTCCGTATTCTCACGGCTGATCCGCGATCGGGGCTGGTCGACGCCCGTGGCCGTCGGGTCGGTCCTGACGCGGTGGCCGCAGCTCGTCGGTCCGGAGATCGCGCTGCACTGCCGCCCGGAGAGCTTCGAGAACTCCGTGGTGCGAGTGAGGACCAGCTCGACGGCGTGGGCCACGCAGCTGCGCCTGATGACGCCGATGCTGCTGCAGCGCTTCGACCAGGAGCTGGGCTCCGGCGTCGTCACGCGGATCGACGTGGCCGGTCCGCAGGCGCCCAGCTGGCGAAAGGGTCCGCGCAGCGTGCGCGGCCGGGGGCCACGCGACACCTACGGCTGACCGCCGCGATCGATGTTCGCCAACGGCGCTCAGACGCGCGCGGGCCTCAGGGACGGTCCCGCCCCCATCCTGCGGTTCGTCGGCGTCTCCCATGTGCCGTCTGCGGCCTCTCACACGGCATTCTGTCCGGATCCTCCCGGCCTGGCGCGCCGGGAAGAGGCTTCGGTTCGCGTAGAATGGCGACGATTGCCGCTCTCGTGCTGACGAGGGCACCGTCCGCGTCCGCCGTGTCGGCGCGCGCCCGGGACCCGGGCGGGGTCCGCAGCCCCGCTCCCGCTCTCCGCCCGGATGCGCCCGGCACGCTGCATCGAGGCCGTACCGAGCACGAACCGAGGAGTCGAGAACACCCGTGAACGACGCACATTCCGACGCGCCCACCGAGTCCCCGCAGGAGGCCGTCGCCCCCTCGGCCTCGGACGCCCCGGCTCCCGAGACCGCCGTCGAGACGAAGGACCGGAAGGTCCCCGGCGACTACGGCGCCTCCGAGATCACGGTCCTCGAGGGCCTCGAGGCCGTCCGCAAGCGCCCGGGCATGTACATCGGCTCGACCGGCCCGCGCGGCCTGCATCACCTCGTCTACGAGGTCGTCGACAACTCCGTCGACGAGGCCCTGGCCGGCTACGCCGACTCGATCGAGGTGACCCTCACGGCTGACGGCGGCGTCCGCGTCGAGGACAACGGCCGCGGCATCCCCGTGGACGTGCACCCCGTCGAGGGCAAGCCCACCGTCGAGGTCGTCATGACGATCCTCCACGCCGGCGGCAAGTTCGGCGGCGGCGGCTACGCGGTCTCCGGCGGCCTGCACGGCGTGGGCATCTCGGTGGTGAACGCGCTCTCGGCCCGCGTGGAGACGGAGGTCCGCCGACAGGGCCACGCCTGGCGCATGTCGTTCGCGAACGGCGGTGTCCCGCAGGGCGAGCTGGTCAAGGGCAAGGCCACCGAGCAGACCGGCACGACGCAGACGTTCTGGCCGGACCCGGAGATCTTCACCGAGACGGTGGAGTTCGACTTCGAGACGCTGCGCGCCCGCTTCCAGCAGATGGCGTTCCTGAACAAGGGCCTGAAGATCACGCTGCGCGATGAGCGGCAGATCGAGGAGAACGAGGTCGTCGACGACGAGATCGTCGCCGAGGGCACCGCGGGCGACGAGGCCTCCGAGAACGGCCTCGAGGCGGAGAGCTCCGCCAAGCACCGCGAGGTGACCTACCACTACGAGAACGGCCTGCTCGACTACGTCCGCCACCTGAACGCCAGCAAGCGGGCTGAGCTCATCCACGAGGACGTCATTGCGTTCGAGGCCGAGGCGCCCACCGACGGCGGCAACTCGATCGCCGTCGAGATGGCCCTGCAGTGGACCACGGCGTACTCCGAGTCGGTGCACACCTACGCCAACACGATCAACACGCACGAGGGCGGCACCCATGAGGAGGGCTTCCGTGCCGCGATGACCTCCCTGATCAACCGGTACGCGCGCGAGAAGGAGATCCTCAAGGCGAAGGAGGACAACCTCACCGGCGACGACATCCGCGAGGGCCTGACCGCCGTCATCTCCGTGAAGCTCTCCGAGCCGCAGTTCGAGGGCCAGACGAAGACGAAGCTCGGCAACTCCGAGGCCCGCGGTTTCGTGCACGGCGTGGTCGTCGACCATCTGGGCGACTGGCTCGAGCGGAACCCGGGCCCGGCCAAGGACATCATCCGCAAGGCGATCATGGCCTCGCACGCGCGCCTGGCGGCCCGCAAGGCCCGCGACAACGCGCGCCGCAAGTCCCCGCTCGAGTCGTTCGGCATGCCCGGCAAGCTGGCGGACTGCTCCTCGAAGGACCCGTCGCGCTGCGAGGTGTACATCGTGGAGGGCGATTCGGCCGGCGGCTCCGCCAAGCGCGGCCGCAACCCGGAGACCCAGGCGATCCTCCCGCTGCGCGGCAAGATCCTGAACGTCGAGCGCGCCCGCCTGGACAAGGCCCTGGGCAATGCCGAGGTGCAGTCGATGATCACGGCGTTCGGCACCAACATCGGCGAGGAGTTCGACATCTCCAAGCTGCGGTACCACAAGATCGTGCTGATGGCCGACGCGGACGTCGACGGCCAGCACATCACGACGCTGCTGCTCACGGTGCTGTTCCGCTACATGCGTCCGCTGATCGAGGCCGGCCACGTCTTCCTGGCGCAGCCGCCGCTGTACCGCATCAAGTGGTCCAACGCGCCGCATGACTACGTCTTCACCGACGCCGAGCGCGACGAGGCCCTCGCCGCGGGCCAGGCGAAGGGCCGGCGCCTGCCGAAGGACACCGGCATCCAGCGGTACAAGGGTCTGGGAGAGATGGACTACAACGAGCTGTGGGACACGACCATGGACCCGGAGAACCGCACCCTGCTGCAGGTCACGATGGAGGACGCCGCCGCCGCGGACCAGGTGTTCTCGATGCTCATGGGCGAGGACGTCGAGTCTCGCCGCGGGTTCATCCAGCAGAACGCCAAGGACGTCCGCTTCCTGGACATCTGATCCCCACCTGAGACGACTGAGAGGACCAGCGTGAGCGACGAGACGACTCCGCAGAACCCGGATGAGAGCACCGCCGGGACCCCGTCGGGCTCGGGGATGCCGACCCCGCAGACCGACCCGACCGTGCCGGCCGAGACCAGCGCGGGCGTCGAGCTGTACGAGCTGCCCGAGGGCGCGGCGGACAAGGTTGAGCGCATCGACCTCGAGACCGAGATGAAGCGCTCCTACCTGGACTACGCCATGGCCGTGATCGTCGGCCGTGCGCTGCCGGATGTGCGTGACGGCCTCAAGCCGGTGCACCGCCGCGTGCTCTACGGCATGTACGACGGCGGCTACCGGCCGGACCGCACGTTCAACAAGTCGGCCCGCGTGGTCGGCGAGGTGATGGGCAACTATCACCCGCACGGCGACTCGGCGATCTACGACGCGCTCGTGCGCCTGATCCAGGACTGGGTCATGCGGTACCCGCTCGCGCTCGGCCAGGGCAACTTCGGCTCTCCGGGCAACGACGGTGCCGCCGCCCAGCGTTACACCGAGACCAAGATGGCCCCGCTGGCCATGGAGATGGTCCGGGACATCGACGAGGACACCGTCGATTTCCAGGACAACTACGACGGCAAGCAGCAGGAGCCCACTGTCCTGCCCGCCCGGTTCCCGAATCTGCTGGTCAACGGCAGCTCGGGCATCGCCGTCGGCATGGCGACGAACATTCCGCCGCACAACCTGCGCGAGGTCGCCGACGGCGTGCAGTGGTACCTGCAGAACCCCGAGGCGAGCCGCGAGGAGCTGCTCGAGGCCTTGCTGACGCGCGTCAAGGGTCCGGACTTCCCGATGGGCGGCCAGATCCTCGGCCGCAAGGGCATCGAGGAGGCCTACCGCACCGGCCGCGGCTCGATCACGATGCGCGCCGTCGTGAACGTCGAGGAGCTGCAGGGCCGCACGTGCCTGGTCGTCACCGAGCTGCCGTACATGGTGAACCCGGACAACCTTGCCGCGAAGGTCGCGGAGATGGTGCGCGACGGGAAGATCACCGGCATCGCGGACATGCGCGACGAGACCTCGGGCCGCACCGGCCAGCGCCTGGTGATCGTGCTCAAGCGCGACGCGGTGCCGAAGGTCGTGCTGAACAACCTGTTCAAGCACACCGAGCTGCAGTCGAACTTCTCGGCGAACATGCTCGCCCTCGTCGACGGGGTGCCGCGCACCCTCTCCCTCGACGGGTTCGTGCACCACTGGGTGAAGCACCAGGTCGAGGTCATCGTCCGGCGCACCGCGTTCCGCAAGCGCAAGGCGGAGGAGCGCGCGCACATCCTGCTGGGCCTGCTCAAGGCTCTGGACATGCTCGACGAGGTCATCGCCACGATCCGCCGCTCGGCCTCGGCCGACGTCGCGCGGACCGCCCTGATGGAGCTGCTCGACATCGACGACGTGCAGGCCCGCGCGATCCTCGAAATGCAGCTGCGCCAGCTCGCCGCTCTGGAGTCCCAGAAGATCCAGGACGAGTACGACGACCTGATGGCGAAGATCGCCGAGTACAACCGGATCCTCGAGGACCCGGCTCGCCAGCGCGAGGTCGTCTCACAGGAGCTCGCGGAGATCGTCGCCAAACACGGTGATGAGCGCAGGACCGAGATCCTCTACGGCTATGACGGCGACATGTCGATGGAGGACCTGATCCCCGAGGAGGAGATGGTCGTGACCATCACTCGCGGCGGATACGTCAAGCGCACTCGCATCGACCAGTACCGGTCTCAGGGCCGTGGCGGCAAGGGTGTGCGCGGGGCCTCGCTGCGCGGTGACGACGTCGTCGAGCACTTCCTGACGGTGTCCACGCACCACTGGCTGCTGTTCTTCACGAACTTCGGCCGTGTGTACCGGATCAAGACGTACGAGCTGCTCGAAGCCGGCCGCGACTCGAAGGGCCAGCACGTGGCGAACCTGCTGGCGTTCCAGCCGGATGAGCACATCGCGCAGATCCAGCCGCTGGCCGGCTACGACGGCGCGGACTACCTCGTGCTGGCCACGCGGAACGGCCTGGTGAAGAAGACCCGCCTGAGCGAGTACGACACGAACCGCTCGGCCGGCCTGATCGCGATCAAGCTGCGCGAGGGCGACGAGCTCGTCTCGGCCCGCGTGGTCTCCGCTGAGGACGATCTGCTGCTGATCTCGCGGATGGGCCAGTCGCTGCGCTTCACGGCCTCCGATGAGGCGCTGCGGCCGATGGGTCGAGCCACTTCGGGGGTGACCGGCATGAAGTTCCGCGACGACGACTGGCTGCTGGCCATGGACGTCGTGCACCCGGAGGGCTACGTGTTCACGGTGACCGACGGCGGTTGGGCGAAGCGGACCGAGGTGGACGAGTACCGTCTGCAGAACCGGGGCGGCCTGGGCATCAAGGTCGCCAAGCTCGTCGACGATCGGGGCGGGCTGGCCGGCGGTCTCGTGGTCCGAGAGGACCAGGAGGTGCTCGTGGTGATGGCCTCGGGCAAGGTCGTGCGCTCGGCCGTCGCCGGCGTGCCGGCCAAGGGCCGGGACACGATGGGCGTGATCTTCGCGAAGCCGGACAAGCGCGACCGGATCGTGGCCGTGACCCTCAACAACGAGGACGAGATCCAGAAGACGGACACCGGCGACGAAGCCGACGTCGAGGACACGGGGGTAGCCTTGGACGAGTCTGCCCCGGCTGAGACGTCGGGGGACGACGAGACCCACACCAACGAGCCCCAGCCTGCGGCCGATGTCGAGGATTCTGACGGCGACGCCGAGGCGGACGGAGGAGACCAGTGAGCACTGCGGCGTCATCACGTCCCGCGTCGGGCGGCGCGTCCGCGAGCGGCGGCCGGACGACCAAGTCCGCCAAGCGAGCAGCGGGGGAGCAGGAGGGCCTGGTCCGCTCGGTGCCGAAGGCGAAGGTGCGGCGCGCGCGCCTGCTCGTCACCAAGATCGACCCCTGGTCCGCGCTCAAGCTCGGCTTCCTGCTGTCCGTGGCGCTGGGCATCATCACGGTGGTCGGCGTCATCGCCCTGTGGTCGCTCATGGACATGGCGGGGATCTTCAACCAGATCAACGACGTGCTCGGCACCGTGCTCGGCGCGGAGTCCGGCAACTACACGGTGCAGTCGATTGCGCCGCTGGGCACTGTCGTCTCCCTCGCGACGATCGTCGCGGTGCTGAACGTCATCGTGCTGACGCTGCTCTCGGCGGTCATGGCGATCATCTACAACCTCTCGGCGGGCCTCGTCGGCGGCCTGGGGCTGACCCTGACCGACGACTGACCGGGCTCTGACCTCGCAGGAAATGGCGCGGCCCGCGCATGAGTTTGCGCGGGCCGCTCCGTGTGCGGTAGAGTCATTTCTCGTTGTGAAGCGAGGACTGATCCTCGTGGACCGACGGTGAGGGCGTATAGCTCAGGCGGTTAGAGCGCTTCGCTGATAACGAAGAGGTCCCAAGTTCAAGTCTTGGTACGCCCACTCTCACCATTCGGGCCCCGTCCGCGGGGCCTGAGTCGTCTGAGGCCGGGTCTCGGTCCGGCCGGACCGTTCTGGAAGGGACGCGCATGTCGGCATGGACTCGAGCGGCCACCCTCGCGGTGACCGCGGCGGCCGCCGCCGGAGTGCGGGCCTGGCAGCGGTCCCGTGAGGACAAGGCGGTCTGGGCCTCGGCCACGGACGAGTTGCCGGAGGAGAACTCGGGTATGATGGGTGAGCACAACTGAACAGCCGCGGCTGCACAGTCACGGGGGCATGGCGCAATTGGTAGCGCATCTGCTTTGCAAGCAGAGGGTTAGGGGTTCGAGTCCCCTTGCCTCCACCGAGGGTGTTTCAGGGAAATGAAGCACCAAGGGGTCCGAGACGCTGAGAATGCGCTCGGGCCCCTTTTCTATGTCCTCAGAACATCTCCCGCGGCGTGGCGGTGCGCGACAAGACGCTCATACGCGTCTGGTGGTGATCGCGGCTGTGCGGTCGCGGCGCAGGCCCTACCGGCTGTGCTGACCCCAGCGTCAGGCGCATCGTTTCGTCGCGACTGTCCGGGGCCGTACCCGCGCCAGCAGTCACCGAACCATCGCGAATCCGTCGCTTTGGGCGGTCATACCGACGGATTCGAGATGGTTCGACGACGCTCGGGTCTGAAGCGTCCTGGGTTTTCGTTCCGTAGTCAGGACGCAACGGGCGCTACGTCTTGGTCGTGAGTGTGAGTGGCGGCTTCGACCTCCGCAGGAGTGCGGTAGCAGAGCCCCTCGTGGCGACGGTGCGTTTTCCACCAGTGGACCCAGCCCATCGTGGTCAGCACGACTGCCCCACGACGAGATGATCCGGTTCATCGACGAACACCGCGATCGTTTCGCCGGTCGAGGCCATCTGCCGCACGCCGAGGCGAGACCGACCCTCTTCTGCATCGAAATTGTCCATCGCCTCACGTGGAGTCCATGGCGTCCTTGAGAGTCTTTTCGGGGATCGCGATGACCGTGGTGTCGGAGTTCTCGCAGGTCAACGCGGCGGGAGTGCCCGAGGCAGGCTCGACTGCCCCGAACGAGAAATAGGTGGTGCCCTCATACGGGAAGTTCCACTCCTGTCCGGAGCGCTTCTCGACAGCGGCGTCCGAGCCTTCCAGTGTGCACGCCTCGGCGTTCATCTTGTCCTGCTGTCCTCTGGGTGCGAGAAGCATGTAGCGGGTCTGCGCCTCGAGTGTTCCCGGGCTGTCCTTGTCAGCGGAGGTTGGCATCTCCACGACCTGATCCGTGACCGGCTTGAGTGAGGCCGCGGCCTCGTTCGTCGCGGACGAGACGGCCCCTCGTACCTCCGACTCGATCTGCCCACACCCGGTCAGGGAGACCAGTGCGATGCCCGCCGCGGCCCATGTTGCCGCTCGCTGGATACGTGAATGGCGGGACTGGGGCATCAGAGTCTTCCTTCGGATGAGGAGTGCGGATAGGTGATTCACAGTTTATGGGAGTGGGCGGCGCGGCGATGCATGTGGTTCCATATCACCCATGGATATATCACTCGCAGATACATCGCCTAGTGGTGTCGATGGCCTCTAACTCTGCCCTTGCTAACGGAGACCTCCCCGACGCTGCCCTCCACGTCCTTCTCGCGCTTGTCCAACCACGCCACGGATACGCAGTGATGAAGTACCTCGACGACGCCAGCGACGGCGCGATCACACTCGGACCGGCTTCCCTCTACACCACCTTGAAGAAACTCACCGGCGCCGGGTTCATCACCGAACTCGACGGCGAAGACACCCGACGCACCTACCGAATCACCCCTACCGGCCGCGAGGTCCTCACCCGGAACGTCGAACGACGCAGAAGACTGCTGGCCATGGCCGACCACATCCTGGAGGAATCATGAGCAAGACCCACAAGATGAGCACCGGCTTGGCGTTCACCCCGGAGAAGGACCTCAAGATGTTCTCTAGGATGGCCGCCAAGGGGAAACGGCTCGATGGGTTCAGCGGCATCGGGCATGGCTGGACCTTCACGGACGCACCCCCTGAGGACGCGATTTTCGACCTCACCTACGAGAAGGACCCGAGCCCGGACTACTTCGACATCTTCCGTGCCGCAGGCTGGTCATCGGTGGTCTCCATGGGGGATGTTCACGTGTTCAAGGCCGTGCCGGGAACCCCGCCTGTGCACACCTCGCAGGAGTCGCGACGAGAGGAAATCGAGCGTCAGCAGAAACAATTCGGCCGGTACAGCGCCATCACCGTCTCCGTGTGGGTGTTCATTTTCGCTGTCCTCTGGCTGATGGGCGTGAAATGGGGGATCACGTTCAACGTGCTCCTCTTCGCGGCTATCCCGGTTGTCTACACCGTCCTGCCTCTGCTGGGGTATACGCATCGCCTCCGAGCCGCACGTCAAGCAACCTGAACCACCCCAAGCCCTACCTGCTCTGCCCCGCCGCGTCAGAAGCGCTCATGCTTCAGCGAGCCGGCGTTCCGCGCCCGTCGAGCCATCCTGAATCTGTCGCTTCGGCGGGGGAAAGCGACGGAACCAGGACGGTTCGGTGCGTCGTGGGCTGGTCACGTGGCGCCTCGGCAAGAGGGGCCTTAATCTGAGGTGATGACTCAGACGGGGGACGACGCGAGGCGAGACGAGCCGACGGTGGGCGGACACCGTGAGCCGTTGACGGATTATCAGGCCGAGGATGGCCGGTATGTGTATGAGCCGCCGTTGCCGGAGAGCATGCCGGAGCTGCCGTTCACGGTGCGGATGCGGCGGCGTCGGTGGTTCATGTCGTTGGTGTTCGGGCTGTTCGGGTGTGTGCTGTTCCCGGTGATCGCGTTCGCGCCGGGTGGGGACGGTTCGGCGATGCTGGTGGT
Proteins encoded in this region:
- the gyrB gene encoding DNA topoisomerase (ATP-hydrolyzing) subunit B encodes the protein MNDAHSDAPTESPQEAVAPSASDAPAPETAVETKDRKVPGDYGASEITVLEGLEAVRKRPGMYIGSTGPRGLHHLVYEVVDNSVDEALAGYADSIEVTLTADGGVRVEDNGRGIPVDVHPVEGKPTVEVVMTILHAGGKFGGGGYAVSGGLHGVGISVVNALSARVETEVRRQGHAWRMSFANGGVPQGELVKGKATEQTGTTQTFWPDPEIFTETVEFDFETLRARFQQMAFLNKGLKITLRDERQIEENEVVDDEIVAEGTAGDEASENGLEAESSAKHREVTYHYENGLLDYVRHLNASKRAELIHEDVIAFEAEAPTDGGNSIAVEMALQWTTAYSESVHTYANTINTHEGGTHEEGFRAAMTSLINRYAREKEILKAKEDNLTGDDIREGLTAVISVKLSEPQFEGQTKTKLGNSEARGFVHGVVVDHLGDWLERNPGPAKDIIRKAIMASHARLAARKARDNARRKSPLESFGMPGKLADCSSKDPSRCEVYIVEGDSAGGSAKRGRNPETQAILPLRGKILNVERARLDKALGNAEVQSMITAFGTNIGEEFDISKLRYHKIVLMADADVDGQHITTLLLTVLFRYMRPLIEAGHVFLAQPPLYRIKWSNAPHDYVFTDAERDEALAAGQAKGRRLPKDTGIQRYKGLGEMDYNELWDTTMDPENRTLLQVTMEDAAAADQVFSMLMGEDVESRRGFIQQNAKDVRFLDI
- the gyrA gene encoding DNA gyrase subunit A, encoding MSDETTPQNPDESTAGTPSGSGMPTPQTDPTVPAETSAGVELYELPEGAADKVERIDLETEMKRSYLDYAMAVIVGRALPDVRDGLKPVHRRVLYGMYDGGYRPDRTFNKSARVVGEVMGNYHPHGDSAIYDALVRLIQDWVMRYPLALGQGNFGSPGNDGAAAQRYTETKMAPLAMEMVRDIDEDTVDFQDNYDGKQQEPTVLPARFPNLLVNGSSGIAVGMATNIPPHNLREVADGVQWYLQNPEASREELLEALLTRVKGPDFPMGGQILGRKGIEEAYRTGRGSITMRAVVNVEELQGRTCLVVTELPYMVNPDNLAAKVAEMVRDGKITGIADMRDETSGRTGQRLVIVLKRDAVPKVVLNNLFKHTELQSNFSANMLALVDGVPRTLSLDGFVHHWVKHQVEVIVRRTAFRKRKAEERAHILLGLLKALDMLDEVIATIRRSASADVARTALMELLDIDDVQARAILEMQLRQLAALESQKIQDEYDDLMAKIAEYNRILEDPARQREVVSQELAEIVAKHGDERRTEILYGYDGDMSMEDLIPEEEMVVTITRGGYVKRTRIDQYRSQGRGGKGVRGASLRGDDVVEHFLTVSTHHWLLFFTNFGRVYRIKTYELLEAGRDSKGQHVANLLAFQPDEHIAQIQPLAGYDGADYLVLATRNGLVKKTRLSEYDTNRSAGLIAIKLREGDELVSARVVSAEDDLLLISRMGQSLRFTASDEALRPMGRATSGVTGMKFRDDDWLLAMDVVHPEGYVFTVTDGGWAKRTEVDEYRLQNRGGLGIKVAKLVDDRGGLAGGLVVREDQEVLVVMASGKVVRSAVAGVPAKGRDTMGVIFAKPDKRDRIVAVTLNNEDEIQKTDTGDEADVEDTGVALDESAPAETSGDDETHTNEPQPAADVEDSDGDAEADGGDQ
- the recF gene encoding DNA replication/repair protein RecF (All proteins in this family for which functions are known are DNA-binding proteins that assist the filamentation of RecA onto DNA for the initiation of recombination or recombinational repair.); the encoded protein is MYLSQLSVADFRSYRSAHLELRPGATVLVGANGVGKTNLVEAIGYLSTQVSHRVSHDASLVRIGEQRALVAGRVHRGSRSVALELEVVPGRSNRVAINRGAPVRAKEGLGILRTVVFAPEDLALVTQDPAGRRRFLDQLMVQLRPALGEASADYERALRQRNALLKTARQTRRWGAEEDATLAVWDQHLSAAGARLLNGRLHVLQLLAQPLARMYEALTNGSKAATFTYDSTVPGVSGTHRAVPEVAELAAAMREGLERVHEQERSRGLTLVGPHRDELALFLGPAPARGYASHGETWSLALALRLASFEVLVEDDPDPDARPVLILDDVFAELDAARRSRLAALVGRAEQVIFTAAAEKDIPAELGAERVVVRQDAEGSFVAVAEADAADSDGRPSAAEIREGDIRAVRGD
- the dnaN gene encoding DNA polymerase III subunit beta, whose product is MKFTVERDILTEAVSWTARSLSPRPPVPVLSGLLITAEAGTVSIASFDYETSARLDIEADVETEGQVLVSGRLLNDIVRSLPASAVTFELDGGKVIVTCRSARFSLATMPVGDYPALPELPESAGTVDGAAFAHAVAQVTVAASKDDTLPILTGVKVEIEGDTMTFLATDRYRLAMKEITWTPADPSVSTSLLIKARTLSEVAKSLGGGGNLELRFAENADLVGFSSGGRRTTSVLVDGEYPKIRSLFPESSPIHATVDTAALVEASRRVALVAERNSSLRMVFSDGQVSLDAGTGDDASANEALPCTLEGEGITVAFNPSYLSEGLAVVDQPQVKFSFTTAPKPALLTGVSEESGAVSDYRYLVMPVRLT
- a CDS encoding DUF721 domain-containing protein; this encodes MPQIQLRRVREAARERGEAPVGRLPRSASTAARARTEQRVEQLRRRRTPAAGAADRDPAEISSVFSRLIRDRGWSTPVAVGSVLTRWPQLVGPEIALHCRPESFENSVVRVRTSSTAWATQLRLMTPMLLQRFDQELGSGVVTRIDVAGPQAPSWRKGPRSVRGRGPRDTYG